The Ornithodoros turicata isolate Travis chromosome 7, ASM3712646v1, whole genome shotgun sequence genome includes a region encoding these proteins:
- the LOC135400198 gene encoding uncharacterized protein LOC135400198, whose translation MGTNGPVSEYITFQEFLDKKQYTQNSVRRYEWIFGETFLSSGGLPTTQEIVQKMHIKDGDRILDVGCGIGGHDFYMAENYDVQILAVDLSVNMMSVALEHFSKRPHLTKKIQFEVVDATQVEYEEESFDIIYSRDTLLHIADKKSLFQKFHRWLSPGGKFVFTDYCRGDQEHSEEFKTYVADRGYNLLTVQQYNSLMDDTGFVNVRCENYSKRFLDVLVQELEKLNKEKEDFLSKFTTDDYNELKSGWEAKIKRVGDGDQVWCFGYGEKR comes from the exons ATGGGTACCAACGGCCCTGTGAGCGAGTACATCACCTTCCAGGAATTCCTTGACAAGAAACAGTACACACAGAACTCTGTGCGTCGCTACGAGTGGATCTTTGGCGAGACTTTCCTCAGCAGTGGAGGCTTACCTACAACACAG GAAATTGTGCAAAAGATGCATATCAAAGATGGCGATCGCATCCTGGACGTTGGTTGCGGAATAGGTGGACATGACTTCTACATGGCAGAG AACTACGATGTACAGATTCTAGCAGTTGATCTCTCCGTCAACATGATGTCCGTTGCTTTGGAACATTTCTCCAAGCGTCCGCacttgaccaagaaa ATCCAATTCGAAGTCGTGGACGCAACCCAAGTCGAGTACGAAGAAGAAAGCTTCGATATTATCTACAGCAGAGACACTCTCCTGCATATTGCCGACAAGAAGAGCCTTTTTCAGAAGTTTCAC AGGTGGTTGTCTCCGGGTGGAAAGTTTGTCTTCACGGACTACTGCAGGGGAGACCAGGAGCACAGTGAAGAATTCAAGACGTACGTTGCGGACAGAGGATACAATCTTCTCACCGTTCAACAGTACAACAGC CTCATGGATGACACCGGATTCGTGAATGTACGATGTGAGAACTACTCCAAGAGATTCCTCGATGTTCTGGTGCAGGAACTGGAGAAACTAAACAAGGAGAAAGAAGACTTTCTCAGT AAATTTACCACTGACGACTACAATGAACTGAAGAGCGGATGGGAAGCAAAGATCAAGCGAGTTGGTGACGGCGATCAAGTCTGGTGCTTCGGCTACGGAGAGAAACGTTGA